In Panthera leo isolate Ple1 chromosome B3, P.leo_Ple1_pat1.1, whole genome shotgun sequence, a single genomic region encodes these proteins:
- the SOCS4 gene encoding suppressor of cytokine signaling 4, whose product MAESSENNSKNVDVRPKTSRSRSADRKDGYVWSGKKLSWSKKSESCSDAETVNAIEKTEVPLRSQERKHSCSSIELDLDHSCGHRFLGRSLKQKLQDAVGQCFPIKNCSGRHSSGLPSKRKIHISELMLDKCPFPPRSDLAFRWHFIKRHTAPINPKSSEWVSTDLAQSELRDGQLKQRRNVEEEVNCFSHTDVQPCVITTNNASCRGGPVTGSVMNLVSNNSIEDSDMDSDDEIITLCTSSRKRNKPKWEMDEEILQLETPPKYHTQIDYVHCLVPDLLQINNNPCYWGVMDKYAAEALLEGKPEGTFLLRDSAQEDYLFSVSFRRYSRSLHARIEQWNHNFSFDAHDPCVFHSPDITGLLEHYKDPSACMFFEPLLSTPLIRTFPFSLQHICRTVICNCTTYDGIDALPIPSSMKLYLKEYHYKSKVRVLRIDAPEQQC is encoded by the coding sequence ATGGCAGAAAGTagtgaaaataatagcaaaaatgtaGATGTAAGGCCCAAAACTAGTCGAAGTAGAAGTGCTGACAGAAAGGACGGGTATGTGTGGAGTGGAAAGAAATTATCTTGGTCAAAAAAGAGTGAAAGTTGTTCAGATGCTGAAACAGTGAATGCTatagagaaaactgaagttcCTTTAAGGAGCCAAGAAAGGAAGCACAGCTGTTCATCCATCGAGTTGGATTTAGATCATTCCTGTGGGCATAGATTTTTAGGCCGATCTCTTAAACAGAAACTGCAAGATGCCGTGGGGCAGTGTTTCCCAATAAAGAATTGTAGTGGTCGGCACTCTTCGGGGCTTCCGTCTAAAAGGAAAATTCATATCAGTGAACTCATGTTAGATAAGTGTCCTTTTCCACCTCGATCAGATTTAGCCTTTAGGTGGCATTTTATTAAACGACACACTGCTCCTATAAATCCCAAATCCAGTGAGTGGGTAAGCACAGACTTGGCTCAGAGTGAATTGAGGGATGGTCaactaaaacaaagaagaaatgtggAAGAAGAGGTGAACTGCTTCTCACATACTGATGTTCAGCCCTGTGTCATAACCACCAACAATGCTTCATGTAGAGGTGGTCCTGTGACTGGCTCTGTGATGAACCTAGTTTCAAATAACAGTATAGAAGATAGTGATATGGATTCAGATGATGAAATTATTACACTTTGCACaagttccagaaaaagaaacaaacccaaatgggaaatggatgaagaaatCCTGCAGCTGGAAACACCTCCTAAGTACCATACCCAGATTGATTACGTCCACTGTCTTGTACCAGACCTCCTTCAGATCAATAACAATCCATGTTACTGGGGAGTTATGGATAAATATGCAGCTGAAGCTCTACTAGAGGGAAAACCAGAGGGTACCTTTTTACTTCGAGACTCAGCACAGGAAGACTATTTATTCTCTGTTAGTTTTAGACGCTATAGTCGTTCTCTTCACGCTAGAATTGAACAGTGGAATCACAATTTTAGTTTTGATGCACATGATCCTTGTGTCTTCCATTCTCCTGACATTACTGGGCTCCTAGAACATTATAAGGACCCAAGTGCCTGTATGTTCTTTGAACCACTTTTATCCACTCCTTTAATTCGgactttccctttttccttgcAACATATATGCAGAACAGTTATTTGTAACTGTACAACTTACGATGGCATTGATGCCCTTCCAATTCCTTCTTCTATGAAATTATATCTGAAGGAATATCACTATAAATCAAAAGTTAGAGTACTCAGGATTGATGCACCAGAACAACAGTGCTAG